A window of Daucus carota subsp. sativus chromosome 2, DH1 v3.0, whole genome shotgun sequence genomic DNA:
TCTCACTCTTGACACTTGGACATTATCTATATTGGATACGTCCAGCTAAGTTTGGGTAAGGAAGCGCCAGTGACTAGGTTAAAGGTGTCAGACAAATTTAATTTCTCCCTTTGCTCTAGATTGTTCACTTTGTGCGTTATCTCCTGAAGTCAGCAATCGGCTTAGAGTAGATTTTCAAGATTTGATTGCTTTATTAGTGCTTTTGCTACGAAGACAATGCAGATTGCGGGGAGTAGACCACTAATATGATCTACACAGATCTAGTTATAGGAATCAGCTAGAAGAAAACTATCcctattacttttaaaaaacaaGGTTCATCTTCAGTTATGTTCTCGACTGATATTTTGGTTCTCAATAGTCAATAGATACTTACCAACTTCGTTATAATTCAGACCGTAAAATCCTTGTAGAACTCgacttctattttttattaatatggaTAGTATGGTTTTGGATGCAGAAATATGGCAAAATAGATGTGGTGGTGTCTAATGCTGCTGCAAATCCATCTGTTGACCCCATTCTGGAAACTAAAGATTCAGTACTCGATAAGCTATGGGACATCAATGTGAAAACTGCCATCCTTCTTTTAAAGGCAAGTGTTATGAATCATGCATTAGTTCTTGAGTGCAACAATGCTATGTCATGTATGATTGTCAAAGATATCACGAAACTGTCCTCTTATTCTGTATagggatataaatatatttattcttgtgcagcttattttatttttgttggtcatgGACTTAAGCCTACTGCTCGTCTTAATCTCGTGTTCATCTTTTCCTCTCTGTTACAGGATGCTTCTCCTCACTTGACAAAAGGTTCAtctgttatttttatttcttccaTTAGTGCTTACATTCCACACTCTTCCATGGCTATGTATGCAGTGACAAAAACAGCACTCCTTGGGCTTACCAAGGTAGTATATGATTTCGAGTATTATTTGGTAATCTGATTTCATTATGAaggtttaattaatatttaatattgtacAGGCACTTGCCACTGAGATGGCCCCAGATACCCGTGTGAACTGTGTTGCCCCTGGCTTTGTACCGACACACTTTGCCGACTTCATCACAAGTAACGATGACGTTGTAAGTTTGTAGAGACTTAAAATTTCTCTGCTTTTGCAACCTCAACAATATTGAAAGCATGGCCCCTTTTTGTTAAATTACTTTACTCTGTAACTCTTTGCAGAGGAAGACCGTTGAGGATAACACATTACTCAAGAGGCTCGGAACTACTGCCGACATGGCTGCTGCCACTGCCTTTTTGGCATCAGATGATGCTTCTTATATCACTGGGGAAACACTGGTTGTTGCTGGTGGAATGCCTTCTCGGCTCTAGTCAAACGAAAATTTTCTTCATATTCTATGTACTTCGTCCTGTGATTCTTCTTTGAGGATACAAACACTCTCCCTGTTTCATGGGCCTAATAATTATCCAGAGACTTGTAGATAGTATAGCCATATGTTTGTTGGAACAACAATGACAATGACAATCATCATCTTCTACCCGAGCTTTTCCTTTTGTATATTTAGTATCTAGTTTCACAATTTTTCTGATCACATGAATATTGTTTGCAAAACTGATGAATTTGCTAGGTATGAAACCGATCACCAAGCAAGTTTTGGGGTAAACTAAGGTGTAATAACTTTTCTTTAGATGTATGATGCAGATATACAAAAGCTGGGGATAGCATAATGTACATTGTCTTTTGAACTTTGAGCTTTTCGACTAAATCAGGCAGGAGTATTGCTATCTGGACGTATATGGCTGAATTTACAGATTACAAGTTATGTACATATACTCTGCCAGAGATTCAAAAGAGAGATACAGAGTAGCAGAATTGATATGTTTATGCTTTCTAGCTTCGAAATCTTTTGAATCACAAACCAGTGAAACCGTCCAACTTGTGTCTTCAGCTCTTCGTCCGTAGGCGATACACTCTTGTAAGTTTTATCCATATTTCTACACAGGTATCACATCAGCATTCTGATTTTCATCGCACATCAAAACAAGGCCTTCAATGCAGGTTGGAAGAAGGCAATGAGTCCACTGACAACCTGTTGAAGTAGGTTCTGCTGGCGGGACAATCATAAGGACATTATCATGTCGTCGAACAACTCCCATCACACTGACTGTACTCCCTTCTTTGATATAGCTGTCATATTGAGGCAAGACAGACTCAGATAATGTCGTACTTTAAGGAGCGTGGAGTCTGGGAACGAAAGAAAGAATAAAATCAAGTATGCCAACGATAGAGCTGAACAGATAGTTGCTTACCTTTCTTTGAGCCGCATTACACGATCATCGCTTGAGAGGTTGCGATCAGCAAGCCAGCTCAAAAAGCTCGGAGATAAGTCTTTGTTTGCTTTCGTTACATCAATCACTGTAGTTGGTCTGACAAACGGGGCAACTTTCGCTCCATGGCCTGCTTTGACTATAACTCTTAACCCAGTTTGGAAGTCCGATATGTAAAAATCGGCAACATGTCTCTGTTAAGAGGCAGGTTAATGTAATTAAAATCTGGTAGTGCTGTTAATCATGCATTGTTGAAGACTTAGAGGAGTAAGCAAAAGTGATGCACACTGAATTTCCATTTTTTCCATCTTAATTTTTCTGCATTTTTATTGGCTGTGTACCCATCTGAACCAAACAAAGTATCGCAGGAAAGGGAGCCAATCCGAAAGCAGGGACAAGCATATATTTTCAGAAAGAGGCTGTTTCAAGCCTGACCTAGCGGATAGCAAGTGGACAACTAATCGACAGGCCAACAAGAACTTCAAAACTAACATTTCATAATGAACTACTGCCATTTCCGGATCTTCAAGGCTATCACCTAGGCGACTGCATAACGTGTGCCCAGATGGAATCAAATTTGTTCATTATACTATCCTAAACTAGCAAAAGCAGACAAATAACCAAGATATTCAGAAGATATAAGACTCTAGGTGGTGATCATGGGTTTAATAAGAATTTTTCATGCTAATGAAGAAAATTTTTGAAGTTGAGATAACTGGTCGCGGCTTCTGAAAAACCATGATGCTTGAAAGAATCACACACTCTGGTTTACACTACCACCAGCCATAGACTAACTATTTTTAAAGCAAAGCTAATACATATTCAGTCGCTACGTGGCCAGAAACATCTCATAACAGGAGTAAGAACCTGGGTTCCATCAGCATAAGAAAGCCAGTAGACAGATGAGCCTCACTGAATCACTTTAATGTGAAAATAAAGGCTTTGCATGCTCAAGCAAGTAAGGCTTTGCATGCTCAAGCAAGTAGTATACGAGTAGTTGAGAAAAATGCATCACTAGTTCAACAAACTAACCTCAGCGCTTCTGCATCCCCAAGAAAAGAAACGGTGTTTAGAATTAGCCGGTTTTCCACTCAATCCTCTGTATTCCAACAATTCCGTCGAAACATATACACATCTTGATATCTTCTGGAAAGATGTCTCAAGCGGAACACTGCCACAGGTCACAACctacataaaaaattataacaactTTTATCAAGTATTTCCCCAACAATTCCTAAGTTTTGCATTAGTACCAACTCTTAACAACTCGAGCCTCAGATTCTGGCGTAATATAGGTCACATGTTCAATTTCCGCTCTTCAACGAGGCCGTTTggacaaacttaaaaaaagtgatttcttgcttaatgtaaaaaagtggattagaagtaAGAAGtgaataagttaataaaatgtttggaaaagaagcagaagcactgAGAGAGAAGCTgacattctcagcttcttaaaagtgcttctacttatttacacaaacgggtcaagagaagcagaagccaaaAGCAGCTTCCGCTTCTCAGAAACAAACAGGGCCTATATGTAGTGCCTGTTTGGCTATTGG
This region includes:
- the LOC108209492 gene encoding short-chain dehydrogenase/reductase SDRA; this encodes MSKQFGKRFQGKVAIVTASTQGIGFGIAERLGLEGASVVISSRKQSNVDEAVEKLKAKGIEVLGLVCHVSNAQHRKNLVDKTVQKYGKIDVVVSNAAANPSVDPILETKDSVLDKLWDINVKTAILLLKDASPHLTKGSSVIFISSISAYIPHSSMAMYAVTKTALLGLTKALATEMAPDTRVNCVAPGFVPTHFADFITSNDDVRKTVEDNTLLKRLGTTADMAAATAFLASDDASYITGETLVVAGGMPSRL